TCGAGCACGCGTACGTGGCGCAGCGGCAGGTTGGCGGCGGCGGGCCTCATCCTCTCCCCCTTCCCCTCTCCTTCTCCGCAAAGCAGGAGAAGGAGAGGGGCGATCCGGGTTGAAGTGTTCCATGGGGCGTCGGGATAGCCGGCGATCTTGAGAGAGACGGGTGCCGGCGCACCATGCCCATGTTCAATACCTTACGCCCTATGCCCTGTGCCGTACGGCCTGCGCCCTAGACGACGCCCTGCTCGCGCAGGCGCGGCAGGTCGGCGGGGTCCACGCCCAGCTCGCCGCAGAGGATCTCGGCGTTGTGCTCGCCGAGCAGTGGGGCGCGGCGGGCCTGCGGCCGCGGGCTGGCGCCCATAATGAACGGCCGGCCCGGATAGAGCAGCGGACCGGTGTGCGGATGGTCGATCGTCTCCCAGACGCCGCGGGCGCTGAAGGCCGGGTCGTGCACGATGTCGGCCACGGTGTTGACCGGCGCGGCCAGCAGCTTGTGCCGCTGCGCCGTCATCGCCGCGTCGAGCTTGGTGCGTTCGGCAAGCCAGGCCAGGTAGCTCGTCTCCACCTCCTGCACCAGCTCCGGCTCGGCAACGAGCGCCAGCGGCGAGAGGCCCGCGGCCCGCTCCACCAGGTCCTCGCGGCCGATCAGCCGCAGCAGCGTGGCGAAGCGGGCGGCGTTGGAGGCGTGCAGGTTGACGTAGCCGTCGGCGGTGGGGCGCACGCCCACGCCGGGCCGCGAGCCGGGCAGGGCGCGCTTGGCGATGTCGCCGGTGTAGGCATGGCCGGTGAGATTGACCGCGCGGCGGTCGCGGAAGCCGGCCTGCGTTTCGTAGATCGAGACGTCGATGCGGTCGCCCGCGGGGGTTTCGCCGGCCTCTTGCGCCTCCTCGGCGGCGTACAGCGCCAGCAGTGTGGCGTAGGCGGCGACGGAGCCGGCATGATACTGCACGATGTTGCCGGCGAGCTTCAGCGGCTCGCGCTCGCGGTGGCCAGTGACGTTCATCGGCCCGCCCATGGCCGAGAGCGTGATTTCGCTGGCGGGCAGGTCGCGGTAGGGGCCGTCCTGGCCGAAGTTGGAGATCGAAGTGAGCACGATGCCGGGGCGCAGCGCCTGCAGCGTCTCGTAGCCGAGGCCGAGCCGCGCCAGCACGCCGGGCTTGAAGTTCTCCGCCACGGCATCGACGCGGCGCACCAGCGCCCGCGCCAGCTCCAGCCCCTTCACCGTCTTCAGGTTGAGCGTGACGCTGCGCTTGTTCGTGTTGAGGTGCAGAAACGCGCCGCTCGCCTCGGGGTCGGGAATGTCGTGGGGAAAGGGGCCGAGCCGGCGGGCCGGGTCGCCGGCGGGCGGGCGCTCGATCTTGATCACGTCGGCGCCGAAGTCGGCGAGCAACATGGTGCAGCGCGGCCCGGCCAGCCAGTGTGTCAGGTCGAGCACACGCAGGCCGGCCAACGGGCCGAGCGCGGCAGGCAGCGCAGCGCCGTTGCTCATGCTGGCGCCTCGAAGGGCAGGCTCAGCGGGCGGACGCTTCCACCGGGCCAAAGGCCGGCTGCGCGCCACCCCGCCCGAGCATGGCGAAGTTTCGCCGGCAACGCAATGGTTTTTGGGCGCAGCGGTGGCATATTGGAAGGAGATCGAGGCCGCGCCGGCCGCCCTCGGCGCGCAGGAGGAACGCCATGACTGAGAGTACCGCGAGCATCGCGCTGAGCGCGGACGAGGCGGCCATCGTCGCCGGGCTGGTGCGCGACCAGCTGGGCAGCCTGCGCGGGGAGATCTACAAGACCGAGAACTAC
The Dehalococcoidia bacterium DNA segment above includes these coding regions:
- a CDS encoding CoA transferase encodes the protein MSNGAALPAALGPLAGLRVLDLTHWLAGPRCTMLLADFGADVIKIERPPAGDPARRLGPFPHDIPDPEASGAFLHLNTNKRSVTLNLKTVKGLELARALVRRVDAVAENFKPGVLARLGLGYETLQALRPGIVLTSISNFGQDGPYRDLPASEITLSAMGGPMNVTGHREREPLKLAGNIVQYHAGSVAAYATLLALYAAEEAQEAGETPAGDRIDVSIYETQAGFRDRRAVNLTGHAYTGDIAKRALPGSRPGVGVRPTADGYVNLHASNAARFATLLRLIGREDLVERAAGLSPLALVAEPELVQEVETSYLAWLAERTKLDAAMTAQRHKLLAAPVNTVADIVHDPAFSARGVWETIDHPHTGPLLYPGRPFIMGASPRPQARRAPLLGEHNAEILCGELGVDPADLPRLREQGVV